The Polynucleobacter necessarius genome has a window encoding:
- a CDS encoding EamA family transporter — MLCGPVHFLFHPCYCCLCILRGGYSSLVSAIELAPLGAWAGVFWQSWANTLFGYAAWAWLLSKHPAALVAPAPLLVPIFGMGATAIFLGESLPGWKFLAAGLVMVGYLGTIYGLSFTKHSSRKS; from the coding sequence ATGTTGTGTGGGCCAGTGCATTTTCTATTCCACCCCTGTTATTGCTGTCTCTGTATTTTGAGGGGGGGATATTCCAGCTTAGTTTCAGCGATAGAGTTAGCGCCCTTAGGAGCTTGGGCAGGAGTCTTTTGGCAATCTTGGGCCAATACCTTATTTGGTTACGCCGCTTGGGCCTGGCTTTTATCTAAGCATCCGGCAGCTCTTGTAGCCCCAGCTCCTTTATTGGTTCCGATCTTTGGCATGGGGGCAACCGCTATTTTCTTGGGTGAATCACTACCTGGGTGGAAGTTCTTAGCAGCAGGCTTGGTTATGGTGGGCTACCTGGGCACAATTTATGGTTTATCGTTCACAAAACATTCCTCGAGGAAATCATGA
- a CDS encoding HdeD family acid-resistance protein, with protein sequence MTELSLTQIKEIRAAVLGAAAKVPGTLIGMGVLFIVLGMIGIAGQTLFSFVTINVLGAFLVLGGVLQFAHAIKSIGWKSVSIQLALAFLYIAAGLYTWAFPIPALEAITLWLAAIFFVTGVLRLISAFQHRHFNEWIWLVLSSAISILMGVLIMSGYPESSLWLPGLLIAIELLLQGWSLLFLGLAARSLTK encoded by the coding sequence ATGACCGAGTTGTCCCTTACCCAAATAAAAGAAATCCGAGCCGCTGTTTTAGGTGCCGCTGCCAAAGTGCCTGGCACTCTTATTGGCATGGGCGTTTTATTTATTGTTCTGGGCATGATTGGTATTGCTGGGCAAACCTTATTTTCTTTTGTCACGATTAATGTGCTGGGCGCATTCTTGGTCCTGGGGGGTGTATTGCAGTTTGCGCATGCCATCAAATCTATTGGCTGGAAGAGTGTGTCAATTCAGCTAGCGTTGGCATTTCTCTATATTGCCGCTGGTTTATATACCTGGGCATTTCCGATTCCTGCGCTAGAAGCTATTACGCTATGGTTAGCAGCTATCTTCTTTGTTACTGGTGTGCTACGTTTGATTTCAGCATTTCAGCACCGTCACTTCAATGAGTGGATTTGGTTAGTGTTGTCCTCAGCCATCTCTATTTTGATGGGCGTACTGATTATGAGTGGCTATCCCGAGAGTAGCCTTTGGTTGCCTGGCCTCTTAATTGCCATTGAGCTTTTATTACAAGGCTGGTCACTGCTTTTCCTAGGATTAGCAGCACGTTCTTTGACTAAGTAA
- a CDS encoding TRAP transporter substrate-binding protein, producing the protein MFGSGPITGANAEQTLGWIQRGGGDQLYQELLKKLNLNIKGFFAFPMPTQPLGWFKKTPPKNAQELVGYKYRTVGLAADLMQSMGMKVTQLPGGEIVPAMERGVIDAFEFNNPTSDRRFSAQDVAKNYVMGSFHQAMEFFEIIFNKTKYDSLSPENKVILKYAAEAASSSNTWMAQDYYSKDLQGLITKDKVKVTRTPKSIMEAQLKAWAELTAKLNAEDPFFKKCVDSQLAWAKRVAYYGFLSDADYKAAYEYVFKTKPPV; encoded by the coding sequence TTGTTTGGCTCTGGCCCAATTACTGGTGCTAACGCTGAACAGACTCTCGGTTGGATTCAGCGTGGCGGTGGCGATCAGCTCTATCAAGAGTTGCTCAAAAAGTTGAACCTGAACATCAAAGGTTTCTTTGCGTTCCCAATGCCAACTCAGCCATTAGGCTGGTTTAAAAAGACTCCACCAAAGAATGCTCAAGAGCTCGTTGGTTACAAATATCGTACCGTGGGCCTTGCGGCTGACTTGATGCAAAGCATGGGTATGAAAGTAACTCAGTTGCCAGGTGGCGAGATTGTTCCAGCGATGGAGCGTGGTGTGATTGACGCATTTGAGTTCAACAACCCAACTTCTGACCGTCGTTTCAGCGCTCAAGACGTGGCCAAGAACTATGTGATGGGTTCATTCCACCAAGCGATGGAATTCTTTGAAATCATTTTCAACAAGACCAAGTACGATTCTTTGTCTCCTGAAAATAAGGTAATCCTCAAGTACGCAGCTGAAGCAGCTTCATCTTCAAATACTTGGATGGCTCAGGATTACTACTCTAAGGACTTGCAAGGGCTCATCACTAAGGACAAGGTGAAAGTTACACGTACACCAAAATCCATTATGGAAGCACAGCTCAAGGCTTGGGCTGAGTTGACTGCTAAATTGAATGCAGAAGATCCATTTTTCAAGAAGTGTGTAGATTCTCAATTGGCCTGGGCTAAGCGCGTTGCTTACTATGGCTTCTTGAGTGACGCAGACTACAAGGCAGCTTACGAGTATGTATTCAAAACTAAGCCTCCAGTATAA
- a CDS encoding sulfite exporter TauE/SafE family protein produces MILSPEYIPHLTAAIGILVGVLMGLTGAGGGILSVPLLVFLLHLPISEAGPIALTAITLSAGVGAIIGLNTKVLRYKTAIFMAAFGLMLSPLGLWLAQRIPNAPLLIAFSAILMYVSIRMLFQVARTISGKVVRTVKPPPCQLNLSIGKLIWTVPCARALMFAGALAGFLSGLLGVGGGFILVPAPSISSPTSQ; encoded by the coding sequence ATGATCCTAAGCCCAGAATATATCCCCCACCTTACCGCTGCCATCGGCATTTTGGTAGGGGTGTTGATGGGCCTTACAGGAGCAGGTGGAGGCATACTGTCCGTGCCGCTACTGGTTTTTTTGCTACACCTCCCCATCTCCGAAGCGGGCCCGATTGCATTAACTGCCATTACTTTATCTGCAGGTGTTGGCGCAATCATTGGCCTAAATACTAAGGTACTCCGCTATAAGACTGCAATCTTTATGGCCGCCTTTGGACTAATGCTATCTCCGCTCGGGCTATGGCTTGCGCAAAGGATACCCAACGCACCGCTATTGATCGCGTTTAGCGCAATCTTGATGTATGTATCGATCAGAATGTTGTTTCAGGTAGCTAGAACAATCTCAGGGAAAGTCGTTAGGACTGTCAAGCCACCGCCTTGCCAACTGAATTTATCTATCGGAAAACTCATTTGGACGGTGCCCTGCGCTAGGGCGCTTATGTTTGCCGGTGCACTTGCCGGCTTCCTATCAGGATTGCTAGGTGTTGGCGGGGGATTTATTCTGGTGCCCGCGCCCTCAATAAGTTCACCGACCTCCCAATGA
- a CDS encoding TRAP transporter small permease subunit, which produces MLGYIKWVDDLSKSVGHAFGWTVVLLTLATCYEVFMRYVLNNPTDWAFDMSYMFYGALFMMAGPYTLSKAAMVRGDFLYRTWKETTQAKVDLVLNFLFYFPGILALIVIGGRYGFDAMMIREVGVNSPVGVPVWPLKMIIFFAGLGLFMAGTAEVCRCLICIKTGSWPFRNQDVKELEEVLIETHSTQVEST; this is translated from the coding sequence ATGCTGGGTTATATCAAGTGGGTTGATGACCTCTCGAAATCCGTAGGCCATGCCTTTGGATGGACGGTAGTCCTGTTGACCCTGGCAACCTGTTACGAAGTGTTTATGCGCTATGTGCTCAATAATCCAACGGATTGGGCATTTGATATGAGCTATATGTTCTACGGCGCATTATTCATGATGGCAGGACCATACACACTATCCAAAGCCGCCATGGTCCGAGGTGATTTTTTATATCGCACCTGGAAAGAGACTACACAAGCCAAGGTTGATCTTGTCTTGAATTTCTTGTTCTACTTCCCTGGTATTTTGGCTCTGATTGTTATTGGCGGTCGCTATGGTTTTGATGCCATGATGATTCGTGAGGTCGGTGTTAATAGTCCGGTTGGAGTGCCTGTTTGGCCACTCAAGATGATCATCTTCTTTGCAGGTTTAGGTCTATTTATGGCTGGAACTGCTGAAGTATGCCGTTGCCTCATCTGCATTAAAACTGGCAGCTGGCCTTTTAGAAATCAAGATGTAAAAGAGCTCGAAGAAGTTCTTATTGAAACCCATTCAACTCAAGTAGAAAGCACATAA
- a CDS encoding acyltransferase family protein, translating to MKKDHSLFLIDLLKVSAALLIILHHLSSYGQIAIDAKLALPMLMEYLFEYGRFAVQIFLVMAGYLATQSLTRFAKQKFSANLALRIIINRYLRLFAPYTVALVFTIACAWLTRFWINDEFVGKQETLGQFVAHLFFLQGILGLDSISAGVWYVAIDWQLYSVLAILLMSFSSYQALVWLLSIVSVSSLLYFNRSSQYESYFIYFLGSYSLGMLAYLAKNYSDQKIRGLAKCLLFALGAVIAISSFQEFWARNVLAWCVALALFIWGKASYPPVNPNNSGLKKEPYKQ from the coding sequence TTGAAAAAAGATCACTCACTTTTTCTGATTGATTTGCTAAAAGTGAGTGCAGCTTTGCTGATTATTTTGCATCACCTATCCAGTTATGGACAGATTGCTATAGATGCAAAATTGGCCTTACCAATGCTCATGGAGTATTTATTTGAGTATGGTCGCTTTGCAGTACAAATCTTCTTGGTGATGGCAGGCTATCTCGCTACCCAATCGCTAACCCGTTTTGCTAAACAAAAATTTAGCGCCAATCTGGCCTTGCGCATCATTATCAATCGCTATTTACGTTTGTTTGCTCCCTATACGGTAGCACTAGTCTTCACCATTGCTTGTGCTTGGCTTACCCGCTTTTGGATAAATGATGAGTTCGTTGGTAAGCAAGAGACACTGGGTCAATTTGTGGCGCACCTCTTCTTCTTGCAGGGGATTTTAGGTTTAGATTCTATTTCTGCGGGCGTTTGGTATGTGGCGATAGACTGGCAGCTTTATTCAGTATTGGCCATCCTGCTGATGTCCTTTAGCTCGTATCAAGCTTTAGTTTGGCTACTGAGTATTGTGTCCGTTAGTTCATTGCTGTATTTCAATCGCTCCAGCCAATATGAGTCTTACTTCATTTACTTTTTAGGCTCCTATAGCCTTGGAATGCTCGCCTATCTAGCGAAAAACTATTCAGACCAAAAGATCAGGGGTTTAGCTAAATGCTTATTATTTGCGCTTGGGGCCGTGATCGCAATTTCTTCTTTTCAGGAATTTTGGGCTCGCAATGTCTTGGCATGGTGCGTAGCACTAGCCTTATTTATCTGGGGTAAAGCAAGCTACCCCCCTGTTAATCCTAATAACTCCGGCCTTAAAAAAGAGCCTTACAAGCAATAG
- a CDS encoding AEC family transporter has product MILRILGITLLIFAIVFAGFLYARYRKPNMSGANHTLIDLALPCFIFISLSAKPLDFTSAGYLVLAAVLIVVFSGLLALPLAKYSGTGAKALLPSIMFTNVGPIGIPLTVLAFGQDGLAPSVLLMVLSNILIFSLGSAVMTGKMDAKSIYASPLVWSMGLGLWFGHFQMTLPDWLDTSVTMVSTILIPLMLISLGTRLAEGKIEHVKAGVVATALSIVLRLLVAYLVIWALPLESIQKGALIIFAGLPPAVFNYILADRHNQEPQKVASIVMVGHLLSVIYLPLVIWLAIYTGTP; this is encoded by the coding sequence ATGATCTTGCGCATTCTGGGTATTACCCTGCTAATCTTTGCGATTGTGTTCGCGGGGTTCTTATATGCACGATATAGAAAGCCCAATATGAGTGGTGCTAATCACACCCTCATTGATTTGGCATTACCGTGTTTTATTTTTATCTCTTTATCGGCTAAGCCACTGGATTTCACAAGCGCTGGCTATTTGGTGTTAGCGGCAGTATTGATAGTCGTATTTTCAGGTCTATTGGCTTTGCCTTTGGCTAAATATTCCGGTACGGGGGCCAAAGCCTTATTGCCGTCCATCATGTTTACCAATGTCGGCCCGATTGGTATTCCGCTCACGGTCTTGGCATTTGGGCAAGATGGATTGGCACCATCAGTGCTTCTCATGGTGCTCTCCAATATTTTGATTTTCTCGCTAGGTTCGGCAGTGATGACCGGCAAGATGGATGCTAAAAGCATTTATGCCAGCCCCTTGGTATGGTCGATGGGTCTAGGGCTGTGGTTTGGTCACTTTCAGATGACTTTGCCGGACTGGCTAGATACCTCGGTCACCATGGTCAGTACTATTTTGATTCCCTTGATGTTGATCTCTCTGGGCACTCGCCTAGCCGAAGGAAAAATCGAGCATGTCAAAGCGGGGGTCGTTGCGACTGCACTTTCGATTGTTCTGCGCCTGCTGGTAGCCTATTTGGTGATATGGGCATTACCTTTGGAATCTATTCAGAAGGGTGCATTAATCATTTTTGCTGGCTTGCCCCCTGCGGTATTTAATTACATCTTGGCCGATCGCCATAATCAAGAGCCCCAGAAAGTGGCCTCCATCGTTATGGTGGGGCATCTACTGTCGGTGATCTATTTACCTCTGGTGATTTGGCTAGCCATCTATACCGGTACGCCCTAA
- a CDS encoding NYN domain-containing protein: protein MYIDGYNLYYGLLRNSKLKWLDIVKLFSEYILDKNAELTQVRYYTAPVLGRMSDDPMSTQRQRLYLQALRKMYPNSLEIIQGKILATTPYQRLVRPINEAPELKIVQVYDFNEKKTDVNLASDLITGAWTGAYEQAVVCSNDSDLEGALAAVKRHHAQLRIGLVAPIQSKNHRHISGDLAKHSDWGKILSVSHVAAAQLPLKIPNSKIQKPDSW from the coding sequence ATTTATATTGATGGTTACAACCTCTATTACGGCTTGCTAAGAAATTCAAAATTGAAGTGGCTGGATATTGTGAAGTTATTTTCTGAGTACATCTTAGATAAAAATGCAGAATTAACTCAAGTGCGCTATTACACGGCGCCTGTCCTCGGAAGGATGTCGGATGACCCGATGTCAACCCAGCGACAAAGGCTATATCTTCAGGCCTTAAGAAAAATGTACCCCAATTCTTTGGAAATAATCCAAGGAAAAATTTTAGCAACAACACCCTACCAAAGATTGGTGAGGCCCATTAATGAAGCCCCTGAATTAAAAATAGTTCAGGTTTATGACTTTAATGAAAAAAAGACCGATGTTAATTTGGCATCAGATCTCATTACTGGGGCTTGGACAGGCGCATATGAGCAGGCCGTAGTTTGTAGCAATGATTCTGATCTTGAGGGTGCGTTAGCGGCGGTAAAGAGGCACCATGCCCAATTGCGAATTGGTTTAGTTGCGCCAATTCAAAGTAAAAATCATCGACATATTTCGGGTGATCTAGCAAAACACTCCGACTGGGGAAAGATTCTCAGTGTTTCGCATGTGGCTGCTGCGCAGTTACCATTGAAGATTCCGAACTCAAAAATCCAAAAGCCTGACTCTTGGTAG
- the yjgA gene encoding ribosome biogenesis factor YjgA: MHVNEKNRTPKKDDLDDGPSKSELKRQMTERQKLAEVLAALSSDALKTIPLDEAIKAAIAETNKIKSFEAIRRHKQYLGKLMRFLDEEELDAIQKRLDAIQGVSKVETAKLHHLESYRDRLIADDAAFTKMIEQYPDMDIQNMRTLIRNARKEKETNKPPKAYREIFRVLKDMGI, encoded by the coding sequence ATGCACGTTAATGAAAAGAACCGGACCCCCAAGAAAGATGATCTTGATGATGGTCCTAGCAAGTCAGAGCTCAAGCGCCAGATGACTGAACGCCAGAAGCTGGCCGAGGTTCTAGCAGCTCTCAGTAGCGATGCATTAAAGACCATTCCACTGGATGAGGCCATTAAGGCTGCCATTGCTGAAACCAACAAAATCAAAAGTTTTGAAGCCATACGTCGCCATAAACAATACCTTGGCAAACTCATGCGCTTTTTGGATGAAGAAGAGTTGGATGCCATTCAGAAGCGTCTAGATGCAATCCAGGGTGTTAGCAAAGTAGAGACTGCCAAGCTCCACCATTTAGAGTCTTATCGCGATCGACTGATCGCCGATGATGCAGCTTTTACCAAAATGATTGAGCAATATCCCGATATGGATATTCAGAATATGCGCACCCTCATTCGCAACGCGCGCAAGGAAAAAGAAACTAATAAACCTCCTAAGGCTTATCGAGAAATCTTCCGCGTCCTCAAGGATATGGGGATATAA
- a CDS encoding FAD/NAD(P)-binding oxidoreductase: MIAGGGAAGIGLASSLKIREPSLKIAIIEPSEVHYYQPSWTLVGGGAFNVKDSRRQTESLIPNGVHWIKDQITGFNPDANEVLIEHGSPIKYKQLAIATGLKSNWEAIPGLVETLGKNGVTSNYSFEYSPYTWELVKNLKSGKAIFTQPPMPIKRPGAPQKTMYLSCYEWQKQGNLSKIEVELNNAGAALFGIADFVPPLMEYVKKYNAKLNFNTNLVSVDGAAKKAIFAVKDADGNVSQVEKVFDMLHVVAPQGPQDCLKASPVANAEGFVDVDQFTL; this comes from the coding sequence CTGATTGCTGGAGGTGGTGCGGCTGGTATTGGCCTCGCGTCTAGCCTTAAAATACGTGAGCCGTCACTCAAGATTGCCATCATAGAGCCCTCAGAAGTCCATTATTACCAGCCATCCTGGACTCTTGTGGGTGGAGGCGCTTTCAATGTAAAGGATAGCCGTCGTCAGACCGAAAGCCTAATTCCCAATGGTGTACATTGGATTAAAGATCAAATCACCGGCTTTAACCCAGATGCAAATGAAGTACTTATTGAGCATGGTAGTCCAATTAAATACAAACAACTGGCAATCGCGACTGGACTGAAATCTAACTGGGAGGCAATTCCAGGCTTAGTGGAAACGCTAGGCAAAAATGGAGTGACCTCTAATTACAGCTTTGAATATTCCCCATATACCTGGGAACTCGTAAAAAACCTCAAATCTGGAAAAGCTATCTTCACTCAGCCGCCAATGCCAATTAAGCGCCCTGGAGCACCTCAAAAAACCATGTACTTGTCATGCTATGAATGGCAAAAACAAGGCAATCTGAGCAAAATTGAGGTGGAGCTCAACAATGCTGGCGCCGCACTATTTGGAATTGCTGATTTTGTGCCTCCACTAATGGAATACGTAAAAAAATATAACGCCAAACTCAATTTCAATACCAACCTAGTTTCTGTTGATGGCGCAGCCAAGAAGGCTATATTTGCAGTAAAAGATGCCGACGGCAATGTCAGCCAAGTTGAAAAAGTGTTTGATATGCTTCATGTGGTGGCCCCACAGGGACCTCAAGATTGCCTTAAAGCAAGTCCAGTCGCCAATGCAGAAGGTTTTGTAGATGTTGATCAATTCACTTTGTAA
- a CDS encoding ketopantoate reductase family protein, with translation MKILIVGAGGIGGYYRSKLMLAGADVTYLLREKRQAHIEQHGLVVETPKGSYTVNPKTVTAQELKPIYDLIILAPKAFDLEDSLQSIAGAFSQGLILPFLNGLAHIEQLDKHFGRERVMGGIAHIAATITETGAVKQLTDLHVLTVGARTPSQEAVAKAFYELCQKTDFNAVYSENIEQALWDKWTFLSALAGMTTLCNGSIGEIVATPYGDALTKTMYAQCCAIADARGFTVAAGVQTKSIEMLTAVGSPMTASMLRDLNASNKTEHGHILLEMINKAQAKQLDCDLIKMAYTHIEVIQRRNA, from the coding sequence ATGAAGATATTAATTGTGGGCGCGGGTGGTATTGGCGGCTATTACAGATCGAAGTTGATGTTGGCTGGTGCAGATGTCACTTACCTCCTACGCGAGAAACGCCAGGCGCATATTGAGCAGCATGGTTTGGTAGTGGAGACACCAAAAGGTAGTTATACGGTGAATCCTAAAACAGTGACCGCTCAAGAGCTAAAGCCGATCTATGACCTCATTATCTTGGCACCCAAAGCCTTTGATTTAGAAGACTCTTTGCAGTCGATTGCTGGGGCTTTCAGCCAAGGTCTCATCTTGCCTTTCCTCAATGGCTTGGCGCATATAGAGCAACTAGATAAGCACTTTGGTCGCGAACGCGTGATGGGCGGTATTGCTCATATCGCTGCAACGATTACCGAGACAGGTGCAGTAAAGCAGTTAACCGATTTGCATGTTCTGACCGTCGGTGCCCGCACACCAAGTCAAGAGGCTGTGGCAAAAGCATTTTATGAGTTGTGTCAGAAGACTGACTTTAATGCAGTCTATAGCGAGAATATTGAACAAGCGCTGTGGGATAAATGGACTTTTCTGAGTGCCTTAGCGGGAATGACCACTTTATGTAATGGCTCTATTGGAGAGATTGTTGCTACTCCTTATGGCGATGCACTGACTAAAACCATGTATGCACAGTGTTGTGCGATTGCAGATGCACGTGGATTTACGGTCGCTGCTGGCGTGCAAACTAAATCGATTGAGATGCTCACCGCAGTTGGATCGCCAATGACGGCATCGATGTTGCGAGATTTAAACGCTAGTAATAAAACAGAGCATGGGCATATCTTGCTCGAGATGATCAATAAGGCGCAGGCTAAGCAATTGGACTGCGATTTAATCAAGATGGCATATACCCATATTGAAGTGATTCAGCGTCGTAATGCTTAA